One window of the Magnolia sinica isolate HGM2019 chromosome 19, MsV1, whole genome shotgun sequence genome contains the following:
- the LOC131235069 gene encoding uncharacterized protein LOC131235069 yields MATLQKFKVLATRCALSSSPSQSPNTSPAFQIRRRTTLRKLLGRGGNRRFVRRGGEPPDRDRQKIVTDPAEKKALLSHTLKDLFVSSPPLDDIGGNCTERESGGRMLGFEGGFVSRRNGAVTGRGMSGAFRYRMLRKVWRPVLVPIPE; encoded by the coding sequence atggcgaCGCTGCAGAAATTCAAGGTCCTCGCGACTCGATGCGCGCTCTCATCCAGCCCCTCTCAAAGTCCCAACACGAGCCCCGCCTTCCAAATCCGGCGCCGGACGACCCTCAGAAAGCTCCTCGGCCGAGGAGGGAACCGACGATTCGTGCGCCGAGGAGGAGAGCCCCCCGACCGAGATCGCCAAAAGATCGTCACCGATCCGGCTGAGAAGAAGGCGCTTCTCAGTCATACACTGAAGGATCTGTTCGTCTCATCCCCGCCGTTGGATGACATAGGAGGGAACTGTACGGAGAGAGAGAGCGGAGGTAGAATGTTGGGATTCGAAGGAGGTTTCGTGAGCCGGCGTAACGGGGCGGTTACAGGGAGGGGCATGTCGGGGGCGTTTCGGTATCGGATGCTGAGGAAGGTTTGGAGGCCGGTGCTGGTCCCGATTCCTGAGTAG